In the Pseudothauera hydrothermalis genome, one interval contains:
- a CDS encoding ribonucleoside-diphosphate reductase subunit alpha, which translates to MQVFSSHGGAESAVHRNRPAPFAPVEAAGAFEVVRRNGVIVPFNPDKIALAMTKAFLAVEGEQSVVSARVRDLVLRLTTVVVQALTRRLPGGGTVHIEDIQDQVELALMREGCHDVARAYVLYRERRAAERAAALDCKRAGSEPLLHAVDGDRCIPLERETLRARCVEACEGLSGVSADTVLEHALANLYDGVPMAAVRQALVLAARTLIEREPAYAKVAARLLLDDLRVEVLGRPVSHAQMITGYAECFPTLIMRGIRAGLLDPRLGEFDLPRLAAALDAANDLRLNYLGLQTLYDRYFLHVDETRIELPQTFFMRVAMGLALNETERETRAIEFYRLLASFDFMCSTPTLFNSGTRHAQLSSCYLTTVADDLESIYQAIKENALLQKYAGGLGNDWTPVRALGSLIRGTNGKSQGVIPFLKVVNDTAVAVNQGGKRKGAVCAYLETWHLDIEEFLNLRKNTGDERRRTHDMNTANWIPDLFMKRVIEGGEWTLFSPVDVPDLHECFGRDFETAYLAHEARAARGELRLFKKIPALQLWRKMLTMLFETGHPWITFKDACNVRSPQQHVGVVHSSNLCTEITLNTSCDETAVCNLGSVNLCAHLIQGADGRWSLDHDKLARTVRTAMRMLDNVIDLNYYATPKARNANLRHRPVGLGMMGFADCLHRLGVAYASDDAVEFADSSAEALCYYAYLASTELAEERGRYASFEGSLWSRGVLPVDTLELLAQSRGGYVEVARGGKLDWESLRARIVRHGMRNSNCVAIAPTATIANIVGVSASIEPDYQNLYVKSNLSGEFTMVNEYLVEELKALGLWDEVMIADLKYFDGSLAPIDRVPADLKARYATAFEIDPVWLVEAAARRQKWIDQAQSLNLYVATPSGRKLDELYRLAWIRGLKTTYYLRTLGATAMEKASVPTAGVAAAAPFCAIDNPDCEACQ; encoded by the coding sequence ATGCAGGTTTTTTCCAGCCATGGTGGAGCCGAGTCCGCAGTCCATCGCAATCGGCCTGCGCCGTTCGCGCCGGTTGAGGCGGCCGGTGCCTTCGAGGTGGTCCGCCGCAACGGCGTGATCGTTCCCTTCAATCCTGACAAGATCGCGTTGGCAATGACCAAAGCTTTTCTTGCCGTCGAGGGCGAGCAGAGCGTGGTGTCGGCGAGGGTTCGCGATCTGGTACTGCGCCTGACAACTGTCGTGGTGCAGGCGTTGACCCGCCGCCTGCCAGGCGGCGGCACGGTACATATCGAAGACATCCAGGACCAGGTTGAACTTGCGCTAATGCGCGAGGGTTGCCATGACGTGGCGCGCGCTTATGTGCTGTACCGGGAGCGGCGCGCCGCCGAGCGCGCGGCCGCTCTGGACTGCAAGCGGGCTGGTTCCGAACCGCTGCTGCATGCGGTCGATGGCGATCGATGCATCCCTTTGGAGCGCGAGACCTTACGCGCACGGTGCGTGGAGGCCTGCGAGGGGTTGTCGGGCGTATCTGCCGACACCGTGCTGGAACATGCGCTGGCCAATCTTTATGACGGTGTGCCGATGGCTGCGGTACGCCAAGCCTTGGTATTGGCAGCACGCACACTGATCGAGCGCGAGCCGGCCTACGCCAAGGTCGCCGCCCGCTTGCTGCTTGACGATTTACGCGTGGAGGTACTGGGTCGCCCGGTCAGTCATGCGCAGATGATTACGGGCTACGCGGAGTGCTTTCCCACGCTCATCATGCGCGGCATTAGAGCGGGACTGCTCGATCCGCGCCTGGGTGAGTTTGACTTGCCGCGCTTGGCTGCCGCGCTGGATGCTGCCAACGACTTACGCTTGAACTACCTTGGCCTGCAAACGCTCTACGACCGCTATTTTCTGCATGTGGATGAGACCCGTATCGAGTTGCCGCAAACCTTTTTCATGCGGGTGGCGATGGGTTTGGCGCTCAACGAAACCGAGCGCGAGACGCGTGCCATCGAGTTCTACCGCCTGCTTGCCTCGTTCGATTTCATGTGCAGCACGCCGACGCTTTTCAACAGCGGTACGCGACATGCGCAGTTGTCATCGTGCTATCTCACCACCGTGGCCGATGACCTCGAAAGTATCTACCAGGCGATCAAAGAGAATGCCTTGCTGCAAAAATATGCCGGGGGACTGGGCAACGATTGGACCCCGGTGCGCGCACTGGGCAGCCTGATCCGCGGCACAAACGGCAAAAGTCAAGGGGTAATTCCCTTTCTCAAGGTGGTCAATGACACCGCCGTGGCGGTGAATCAGGGCGGCAAGCGCAAGGGGGCCGTGTGCGCCTATCTGGAGACTTGGCATCTCGATATCGAGGAGTTTCTGAATTTGCGTAAAAACACCGGCGATGAGCGCCGCCGTACCCACGACATGAACACCGCCAACTGGATTCCGGATCTTTTTATGAAGCGGGTGATAGAAGGCGGCGAATGGACGTTGTTTTCACCGGTCGATGTACCCGATCTGCATGAGTGCTTCGGACGCGACTTCGAGACCGCCTATCTGGCCCATGAGGCGCGTGCGGCGCGAGGCGAGCTGAGGTTATTCAAGAAAATTCCGGCGCTACAACTGTGGCGCAAGATGCTCACGATGCTGTTCGAGACGGGGCATCCCTGGATCACCTTCAAGGACGCCTGCAATGTTCGCTCGCCACAGCAGCATGTGGGCGTGGTGCATAGCTCCAATTTGTGTACCGAGATCACCTTGAACACTTCGTGCGATGAAACCGCGGTGTGCAACCTCGGTTCGGTCAATCTGTGTGCTCATCTCATCCAGGGCGCCGACGGCCGCTGGAGCCTGGATCATGACAAGCTTGCGCGCACGGTGCGCACGGCCATGCGTATGCTCGACAACGTCATCGATCTCAACTACTACGCCACGCCCAAGGCGCGCAATGCCAATCTGCGTCACCGTCCGGTGGGTTTGGGGATGATGGGCTTTGCCGATTGCCTGCATCGCTTAGGGGTGGCTTACGCCTCCGACGATGCAGTGGAGTTTGCCGACAGCTCTGCCGAGGCTTTGTGCTACTACGCTTATCTGGCTTCAACCGAGCTGGCCGAAGAGCGCGGGCGCTATGCCAGCTTCGAGGGCAGTCTGTGGTCGCGCGGCGTGCTGCCGGTCGATACCCTGGAGCTTTTGGCTCAGTCGCGAGGCGGCTATGTCGAAGTCGCGCGCGGCGGCAAGCTCGATTGGGAGTCTTTGCGTGCACGTATCGTGCGTCATGGCATGCGTAACTCCAACTGCGTGGCCATCGCCCCCACCGCGACCATCGCCAATATCGTTGGCGTGTCGGCCTCGATCGAGCCGGACTACCAGAATTTGTATGTCAAGTCCAACCTCTCGGGCGAATTCACCATGGTCAATGAATACCTGGTCGAAGAACTCAAGGCGCTTGGATTGTGGGATGAGGTGATGATCGCCGACCTCAAATACTTCGATGGTTCGCTCGCTCCCATCGACCGCGTGCCCGCCGATCTCAAAGCGCGCTACGCCACGGCCTTCGAGATCGATCCGGTCTGGCTGGTGGAGGCCGCCGCGCGCCGACAGAAGTGGATCGACCAAGCACAGTCTCTGAATCTCTACGTCGCCACCCCG